One Thioclava electrotropha DNA segment encodes these proteins:
- a CDS encoding LPS-assembly protein LptD, translated as MRRQFGALAGRASALALIVALGVAAPQTVRAQDNTATDAATTTQGAAIPSSDELATLLADRVSIRNQNELVAEGNVEVFYKSNRLSAKRVVYDQKEDKLYLEGPIRLVQPGQSQAVILASQAELSSDLQNGILLSARMVMARELQLAAARIERRDGAITIMNKVVASSCEVCRTNPTPLWEIRASRVVHNATTRQIVFEDAQFRAAGVPIAYLPRLRLPAPGVRRMTGFLAPQFRTTSGLGPGLLVPYFIALGPSRDLTVTPYVATSRTETLNLRYRQAFNWGKMEWSGALSNDDIRSGTRGYLFGDLEAQLPREFRLTAQLRLVSDDSYLLNYGLGDDDRLWSGVELERVRRDEMIWTRVGNIHSLRADENNSTEPMLSGTGEWIRTFRPAGIGGQGSLRFSTLATRRASSSTLDLNGDGRPDGRDMVRGSLTADWRRNWLFGPGMLGSLEAQFAGDIIETNQDPAFSDTILRGQPTVAAEIRWPWVKTSGRAAYVIEPVAQVVWAPDHLADAPNEDSQLPEFDGGNLFSLTRYPGEDARETGLRANVGLGWTRYDSSGWSLGVAAGRVFRQRDLSQFSQGTGLSGTKSDWLLATHLATANGLTLSNRALFDDNFSVSRDELRLSRAGDDFNVSAGYLWLEKNPAEGRDDNMSELMLDTGWRWGNGWSGTLSTRYDFTAERAARAKLGLRYQTECIAVDLSLSRRFTSSTSVAPETDFGLSVQLVGFGASGGAPARRTCGG; from the coding sequence ATGCGGCGGCAATTCGGCGCCTTGGCAGGACGGGCGAGCGCCTTGGCGCTGATCGTCGCGCTTGGCGTGGCGGCTCCGCAGACGGTGCGCGCACAAGACAACACCGCGACCGATGCCGCGACAACGACGCAAGGCGCGGCGATCCCCTCTTCGGACGAACTGGCAACGCTGCTGGCCGACCGGGTCTCGATCCGCAATCAGAACGAGCTGGTCGCAGAGGGCAATGTCGAGGTCTTCTACAAGTCGAACCGGCTTTCGGCCAAGCGCGTGGTCTATGACCAGAAGGAAGACAAGCTCTACCTCGAAGGTCCGATCCGGCTGGTGCAGCCCGGCCAGTCGCAGGCGGTGATCCTCGCCTCGCAGGCGGAGCTGTCCTCGGATCTGCAAAACGGCATCCTGCTCAGCGCCCGGATGGTGATGGCGCGCGAATTGCAGCTCGCCGCCGCCCGGATCGAGCGGCGCGACGGCGCGATCACGATCATGAACAAGGTCGTGGCCTCGTCCTGCGAGGTCTGCCGGACCAATCCGACACCGCTTTGGGAAATCCGCGCGAGCCGCGTCGTGCATAACGCGACCACGCGGCAGATCGTCTTCGAGGATGCCCAATTCCGTGCGGCGGGCGTGCCGATCGCCTATCTGCCGCGTCTCCGCCTGCCCGCGCCGGGTGTGCGGCGGATGACGGGCTTCCTTGCCCCGCAATTCCGCACCACGAGCGGTCTCGGGCCGGGGCTTCTGGTGCCTTATTTCATCGCGCTCGGGCCCAGCCGCGACCTGACGGTGACGCCCTATGTCGCGACCTCGCGCACCGAGACGCTGAACCTGCGCTACCGGCAGGCCTTCAACTGGGGCAAGATGGAATGGTCGGGCGCGCTGAGCAATGACGACATTCGCAGCGGCACGCGCGGCTATCTCTTCGGCGATCTCGAGGCGCAGCTGCCCCGCGAATTCCGCCTGACCGCGCAGCTTCGGCTGGTCAGCGACGACAGCTACCTGCTCAATTACGGGCTCGGCGACGATGACCGTCTGTGGTCGGGTGTCGAGCTCGAACGGGTCCGCCGCGACGAGATGATCTGGACCCGCGTCGGCAATATTCACTCGCTGCGCGCGGATGAGAACAACTCCACCGAACCGATGCTGAGCGGCACCGGCGAATGGATCCGCACCTTCCGCCCCGCTGGGATCGGCGGACAGGGCAGCCTGCGGTTTTCCACCTTGGCGACGCGGCGCGCTTCGAGTTCGACGCTCGATCTCAATGGCGACGGACGCCCCGACGGGCGCGACATGGTGCGTGGCTCGCTCACCGCCGACTGGCGCCGCAACTGGCTGTTCGGGCCGGGTATGCTGGGCTCGCTCGAGGCGCAATTCGCGGGCGACATCATCGAGACCAACCAAGATCCCGCCTTCAGCGACACGATCCTGCGCGGCCAACCCACCGTCGCCGCGGAAATCCGCTGGCCCTGGGTGAAGACTAGCGGGCGCGCCGCCTATGTGATCGAGCCGGTGGCGCAGGTCGTCTGGGCGCCCGATCATCTGGCGGACGCGCCCAACGAGGACAGCCAGCTGCCCGAATTCGATGGCGGCAACCTGTTCTCGCTGACCCGCTACCCGGGCGAAGACGCGCGCGAGACCGGCCTGCGCGCCAATGTCGGGCTCGGCTGGACACGCTATGACAGCTCCGGCTGGTCGCTGGGCGTCGCGGCGGGCCGCGTCTTCCGCCAGCGCGATCTGAGCCAGTTTTCGCAGGGCACGGGGCTGTCGGGGACGAAATCCGACTGGCTCCTCGCAACCCATCTGGCCACCGCGAACGGGCTGACGCTGTCGAACCGCGCGCTGTTCGACGATAACTTCTCCGTGTCGCGCGACGAGTTGCGGCTGTCGAGGGCCGGCGACGACTTCAACGTCTCGGCAGGCTATCTCTGGCTCGAGAAAAACCCCGCCGAAGGGCGCGACGACAATATGTCGGAACTTATGCTCGACACGGGATGGCGTTGGGGCAACGGCTGGTCGGGCACGCTCAGCACACGTTACGATTTCACCGCCGAGCGCGCGGCACGCGCCAAGCTCGGCCTGCGCTACCAGACCGAATGCATCGCGGTTGATCTTTCCCTCTCGCGCCGCTTCACGTCATCCACTAGTGTAGCCCCGGAGACCGATTTCGGCCTTTCCGTCCAACTCGTCGGCTTCGGCGCGAGTGGCGGTGCGCCCGCGCGGCGAACCTGCGGAGGGTGA
- the lptG gene encoding LPS export ABC transporter permease LptG: MTLALYLAKRFLRSFLIVAASFWGILFLIDVVEEIRRFSDQGLSLLQLSVLSALNIPETIYTILPLIVMLSAVALFVALARSSELVVIRAAGRSALRMLAAPIAAALVIGLLALLVGNPLVSATSKRYETLVDHYTSDGGSTVSIGREGVWMRQSAGLASDGKSLAQAVIHAERANGDATTLHGVTFLIFDPNRGPVRRIDAKTATLVPGAWQLQDVKDWPLGESTNPERDATTQDSLSLPSDLTVASIRDSFGKPSAVPIWQLPSFIASLEDAGFSARRHIVWFQMELALPVLLAAMVLIAASFTMDHVRFGGIGAKVLLALAAGLGLFFLRNIAQVLGDNGQIPVLLAAWAPPVIGLMLPLARLLHREDG, translated from the coding sequence GTGACGCTTGCGCTCTATCTTGCGAAACGGTTCCTCCGCAGCTTCCTGATCGTCGCGGCGAGCTTCTGGGGCATCCTGTTCCTGATCGACGTGGTCGAGGAAATCCGCCGCTTCTCCGATCAGGGGCTGAGCCTGCTGCAGCTCTCGGTGCTCTCTGCGCTCAACATTCCCGAGACGATTTACACCATCCTGCCGTTGATCGTGATGCTGTCGGCGGTGGCGCTGTTCGTCGCACTGGCGCGCAGCTCGGAACTGGTGGTTATCCGGGCGGCGGGCCGCTCCGCGCTGCGGATGCTGGCAGCCCCGATCGCGGCGGCGCTGGTGATTGGTCTACTGGCGCTGCTGGTCGGCAACCCGCTCGTCTCCGCCACCTCGAAGCGCTACGAGACGCTCGTCGATCACTACACCTCCGATGGCGGCTCGACCGTCTCGATCGGGCGCGAGGGCGTGTGGATGCGGCAAAGCGCGGGCCTTGCCTCGGACGGCAAGTCACTGGCGCAGGCGGTGATCCATGCCGAGCGCGCCAATGGCGACGCCACCACGCTGCACGGCGTAACCTTCCTGATCTTCGATCCTAATCGCGGCCCGGTGCGCCGGATCGACGCGAAGACCGCGACGCTGGTGCCGGGCGCATGGCAGTTGCAGGACGTGAAGGACTGGCCGCTGGGCGAATCCACCAACCCCGAGCGCGACGCCACGACCCAAGACAGCCTCTCGCTGCCCTCGGACCTGACGGTCGCCAGCATCCGCGACAGTTTCGGCAAGCCCTCAGCCGTGCCGATCTGGCAATTGCCGAGCTTCATCGCCTCGCTCGAGGATGCGGGCTTCTCGGCGCGGCGCCATATCGTGTGGTTCCAGATGGAACTGGCGCTGCCGGTGCTGCTGGCGGCGATGGTGCTGATCGCTGCCAGCTTCACGATGGATCATGTGCGCTTTGGGGGCATCGGCGCGAAGGTTCTTTTGGCGCTGGCCGCCGGTCTGGGCTTGTTCTTCCTGCGCAATATCGCGCAAGTTCTGGGCGATAACGGACAGATTCCCGTTCTGCTCGCGGCCTGGGCGCCGCCGGTGATCGGGTTGATGCTGCCGCTGGCGCGGCTACTGCACCGGGAGGATGGGTGA
- a CDS encoding peptidylprolyl isomerase, which translates to MTMMTRLLTLLALMLALPFAAGTAQAQSGGSFAPVVTVNGMGVTDYEISQRQRFMQLLNAGSNSREDAEKALIEDRLRVWAGNRIGIKLDEAAIQQGMDEFAGRANMTGEQFVQALQKEGVDPNTFRNFTEAGLVWRQVVRARFGPQVNITKADIDRAMKPESQTGKGVKVLISEAIVPAPPGRERAAMGQARQLSAAQGEGAFAALARQYSAAPSRDRGGRLDWMPIDKLPPQLRGVVLKLKPGTATQPIELKGAVAVFMLRAIGDGDAPSGPQTLSYMTFAIGQTGSQQSAKIQSQVAAARQCNQLYTIGKGFPPSALTMHEDVAQAQVPTNVGLALSHLDVGESEVIPQGANDLLVMLCDRKVAPEGDQSAPDRDQVRAALESKALEAYANGYMADLEADAVIVRK; encoded by the coding sequence ATGACGATGATGACCCGACTGCTCACCCTTCTGGCGCTGATGCTCGCCCTGCCTTTCGCCGCAGGGACGGCGCAGGCGCAATCGGGCGGCAGCTTCGCGCCCGTCGTTACCGTCAACGGGATGGGCGTGACCGATTACGAGATCAGCCAGCGCCAGCGCTTCATGCAGCTGCTCAATGCCGGCTCGAACTCCCGCGAGGATGCCGAGAAGGCGCTGATCGAAGATCGCCTGCGCGTCTGGGCCGGCAATCGCATCGGCATCAAGCTCGACGAAGCCGCGATTCAGCAGGGCATGGACGAATTCGCGGGCCGCGCGAACATGACCGGCGAGCAATTCGTGCAGGCGCTGCAGAAGGAAGGCGTCGATCCGAACACCTTCCGCAACTTCACCGAGGCCGGTCTCGTCTGGCGTCAGGTGGTCCGGGCGCGCTTCGGGCCGCAGGTGAACATCACGAAAGCGGACATCGACCGCGCGATGAAGCCCGAAAGCCAGACCGGCAAGGGCGTGAAAGTGCTGATCTCCGAGGCGATCGTGCCCGCCCCGCCGGGCCGCGAGCGCGCGGCGATGGGTCAGGCGCGGCAACTGTCGGCCGCCCAGGGCGAAGGCGCCTTCGCAGCGCTCGCCCGTCAATATTCGGCCGCTCCCTCGCGGGATCGCGGCGGGCGTCTGGACTGGATGCCGATCGACAAGCTGCCGCCGCAACTGCGCGGCGTGGTGCTCAAGCTCAAGCCCGGCACGGCGACCCAGCCGATCGAGCTCAAGGGCGCGGTCGCGGTTTTCATGCTGCGTGCGATCGGTGACGGCGATGCGCCGTCGGGTCCGCAGACGCTGAGCTACATGACTTTCGCCATCGGCCAGACCGGCTCGCAGCAATCGGCCAAGATCCAGAGCCAGGTGGCCGCGGCGCGCCAATGCAACCAGCTCTACACGATCGGCAAGGGCTTCCCGCCGAGCGCGCTCACCATGCATGAGGATGTGGCGCAGGCGCAGGTGCCGACCAATGTCGGTCTCGCGCTGTCGCATCTCGACGTGGGCGAGAGCGAAGTGATCCCGCAGGGCGCGAACGATCTTCTGGTGATGCTCTGCGATCGCAAGGTGGCCCCCGAGGGCGACCAGTCGGCCCCCGACCGCGATCAGGTCCGCGCGGCACTGGAGAGCAAGGCGCTCGAAGCCTATGCCAACGGCTACATGGCCGATCTGGAAGCCGACGCGGTGATCGTGCGCAAATGA